Proteins encoded in a region of the Cheilinus undulatus linkage group 8, ASM1832078v1, whole genome shotgun sequence genome:
- the si:cabz01093077.1 gene encoding C-C chemokine receptor type 4 isoform X1 produces the protein MKRRKTYKSSFFASPGFDLSISTLLKVIFLSISRTRINNMSEPENESYFYNYQYDYNSTSCDQDSSPELSARAMLILCYVLFCLGLLGNSTVIWVLLRYIKLKSMTDVCLLSLSFSDLILAVSLPHWAYNSQSLTSCKMMTGIYQLGFYSGTLFVTLMSVDRYLAIVHAVAAMRARTLRFGITASIVIWIISIVMAIPQVVFASLETDEENRSQCQPLYPEDWQFFWKMQRNWSENLVGLFLCLPIMIFCYMKILLVLSKARNSKKEKAVRLIFAIVCLFVVCWVPYNVTVFLQTLELLKVLNTCKASTAISSAMGFAEIIALCHCCVNPIIYAFVGEKFRKSLCTMLTRCLGLRQWRGMTPSTKDTTEKETSNTPVRSEY, from the exons atgaaaagaagaaaaacatacaagtCGTCTTTCTTTGCTTCTCCAGGATTTGATCTGTCCATTTCAACTCTCTTGAAGGTTATTTTTCTCAGCATTTCAAGAACAAGGATAAA CAACATGAGCGAACCAGAGAATGAATCGTATTTTTACAACTACCAGTATGATTATAACTCCACCAGCTGTGATCAGGACTCCAGTCCAGAGTTGTCTGCCAGAGCCATGCTGATCCTTTGCTATGTGCTGTTTTGCCTGGGTCTGCTAG gtaacaGCACTGTTATCTGGGTTCTTCTGAGATATATAAAGCTGAAGAGTATGACGGATGTGTGCCTCCTCAGCCTCTCTTTTTCTGACCTCATACTGGCTGTTTCCCTGCCACACTGGGCTTACAACTCCCAGAGCCTCACATCATGCAAAATGATGACAGGAATCTATCAG CTGGGTTTCTACAGTGGCACTTTGTTTGTGACTCTCATGAGCGTGGATCGCTACCTAGCCATCGTCCACGCAGTTGCAGCCATGCGAGCCCGAACGCTTCGCTTCGGTATCACAGCCAGCATCGTCATCTGGATAATCTCCATCGTCATGGCCATCCCTCAGGTGGTGTTCGCCTCCTTGGAGACGGATGAAGAGAACCGCTCTCAGTGCCAGCCACTGTATCCAGAAGACTGGCAGTTTTTCTGGAAGATGCAGAGAAACTGGAGTGAGAACTTGGTCGGGCTCTTTCTTTGCCTCCCCATCATGATCTTCTGCTACATGAAAATTCTCCTTGTTCTATCCAAGGCCAGGAACTCCAAAAAGGAGAAAGCTGTGAGGCTGATCTTTGCCATAGTGTGTCTGTTTGTGGTATGCTGGGTCCCTTACAATGTCACAGTTTTCCTTCAGACGCTGGAGCTGCTCAAAGTTCTAAACACCTGCAAGGCCTCGACAGCTATCAGCAGCGCCATGGGTTTTGCTGAGATCATTGCGCTGTGTCACTGCTGTGTCAACCCAATCATCTATGCCTTTGTAGGGGAGAAGTTTAGAAAGTCCCTGTGCACCATGCTAACAAGGTGCCTGGGGTTGAGGCAATGGAGAGGAATGACTCCCAGCACCAAAGACACCACAGAGAAAGAGACATCAAACACACCTGTGAGGTCAGAGTATTAG
- the si:cabz01093077.1 gene encoding C-C chemokine receptor type 4 isoform X3 produces the protein MSEPENESYFYNYQYDYNSTSCDQDSSPELSARAMLILCYVLFCLGLLGNSTVIWVLLRYIKLKSMTDVCLLSLSFSDLILAVSLPHWAYNSQSLTSCKMMTGIYQLGFYSGTLFVTLMSVDRYLAIVHAVAAMRARTLRFGITASIVIWIISIVMAIPQVVFASLETDEENRSQCQPLYPEDWQFFWKMQRNWSENLVGLFLCLPIMIFCYMKILLVLSKARNSKKEKAVRLIFAIVCLFVVCWVPYNVTVFLQTLELLKVLNTCKASTAISSAMGFAEIIALCHCCVNPIIYAFVGEKFRKSLCTMLTRCLGLRQWRGMTPSTKDTTEKETSNTPVRSEY, from the exons ATGAGCGAACCAGAGAATGAATCGTATTTTTACAACTACCAGTATGATTATAACTCCACCAGCTGTGATCAGGACTCCAGTCCAGAGTTGTCTGCCAGAGCCATGCTGATCCTTTGCTATGTGCTGTTTTGCCTGGGTCTGCTAG gtaacaGCACTGTTATCTGGGTTCTTCTGAGATATATAAAGCTGAAGAGTATGACGGATGTGTGCCTCCTCAGCCTCTCTTTTTCTGACCTCATACTGGCTGTTTCCCTGCCACACTGGGCTTACAACTCCCAGAGCCTCACATCATGCAAAATGATGACAGGAATCTATCAG CTGGGTTTCTACAGTGGCACTTTGTTTGTGACTCTCATGAGCGTGGATCGCTACCTAGCCATCGTCCACGCAGTTGCAGCCATGCGAGCCCGAACGCTTCGCTTCGGTATCACAGCCAGCATCGTCATCTGGATAATCTCCATCGTCATGGCCATCCCTCAGGTGGTGTTCGCCTCCTTGGAGACGGATGAAGAGAACCGCTCTCAGTGCCAGCCACTGTATCCAGAAGACTGGCAGTTTTTCTGGAAGATGCAGAGAAACTGGAGTGAGAACTTGGTCGGGCTCTTTCTTTGCCTCCCCATCATGATCTTCTGCTACATGAAAATTCTCCTTGTTCTATCCAAGGCCAGGAACTCCAAAAAGGAGAAAGCTGTGAGGCTGATCTTTGCCATAGTGTGTCTGTTTGTGGTATGCTGGGTCCCTTACAATGTCACAGTTTTCCTTCAGACGCTGGAGCTGCTCAAAGTTCTAAACACCTGCAAGGCCTCGACAGCTATCAGCAGCGCCATGGGTTTTGCTGAGATCATTGCGCTGTGTCACTGCTGTGTCAACCCAATCATCTATGCCTTTGTAGGGGAGAAGTTTAGAAAGTCCCTGTGCACCATGCTAACAAGGTGCCTGGGGTTGAGGCAATGGAGAGGAATGACTCCCAGCACCAAAGACACCACAGAGAAAGAGACATCAAACACACCTGTGAGGTCAGAGTATTAG
- the si:cabz01093077.1 gene encoding C-C chemokine receptor type 4 isoform X2, translating into MNNMSEPENESYFYNYQYDYNSTSCDQDSSPELSARAMLILCYVLFCLGLLGNSTVIWVLLRYIKLKSMTDVCLLSLSFSDLILAVSLPHWAYNSQSLTSCKMMTGIYQLGFYSGTLFVTLMSVDRYLAIVHAVAAMRARTLRFGITASIVIWIISIVMAIPQVVFASLETDEENRSQCQPLYPEDWQFFWKMQRNWSENLVGLFLCLPIMIFCYMKILLVLSKARNSKKEKAVRLIFAIVCLFVVCWVPYNVTVFLQTLELLKVLNTCKASTAISSAMGFAEIIALCHCCVNPIIYAFVGEKFRKSLCTMLTRCLGLRQWRGMTPSTKDTTEKETSNTPVRSEY; encoded by the exons ATGAA CAACATGAGCGAACCAGAGAATGAATCGTATTTTTACAACTACCAGTATGATTATAACTCCACCAGCTGTGATCAGGACTCCAGTCCAGAGTTGTCTGCCAGAGCCATGCTGATCCTTTGCTATGTGCTGTTTTGCCTGGGTCTGCTAG gtaacaGCACTGTTATCTGGGTTCTTCTGAGATATATAAAGCTGAAGAGTATGACGGATGTGTGCCTCCTCAGCCTCTCTTTTTCTGACCTCATACTGGCTGTTTCCCTGCCACACTGGGCTTACAACTCCCAGAGCCTCACATCATGCAAAATGATGACAGGAATCTATCAG CTGGGTTTCTACAGTGGCACTTTGTTTGTGACTCTCATGAGCGTGGATCGCTACCTAGCCATCGTCCACGCAGTTGCAGCCATGCGAGCCCGAACGCTTCGCTTCGGTATCACAGCCAGCATCGTCATCTGGATAATCTCCATCGTCATGGCCATCCCTCAGGTGGTGTTCGCCTCCTTGGAGACGGATGAAGAGAACCGCTCTCAGTGCCAGCCACTGTATCCAGAAGACTGGCAGTTTTTCTGGAAGATGCAGAGAAACTGGAGTGAGAACTTGGTCGGGCTCTTTCTTTGCCTCCCCATCATGATCTTCTGCTACATGAAAATTCTCCTTGTTCTATCCAAGGCCAGGAACTCCAAAAAGGAGAAAGCTGTGAGGCTGATCTTTGCCATAGTGTGTCTGTTTGTGGTATGCTGGGTCCCTTACAATGTCACAGTTTTCCTTCAGACGCTGGAGCTGCTCAAAGTTCTAAACACCTGCAAGGCCTCGACAGCTATCAGCAGCGCCATGGGTTTTGCTGAGATCATTGCGCTGTGTCACTGCTGTGTCAACCCAATCATCTATGCCTTTGTAGGGGAGAAGTTTAGAAAGTCCCTGTGCACCATGCTAACAAGGTGCCTGGGGTTGAGGCAATGGAGAGGAATGACTCCCAGCACCAAAGACACCACAGAGAAAGAGACATCAAACACACCTGTGAGGTCAGAGTATTAG